Proteins encoded by one window of Carassius auratus strain Wakin chromosome 24, ASM336829v1, whole genome shotgun sequence:
- the LOC113042142 gene encoding NXPE family member 3-like — MVPPSMRKSNPPANRLKHVLLLACFLCTLSWLALCGLNGGIQMRPFLPPSPKSVIQMNNSSFGISTLEMGISDEEWERLQQALDWPGPDQQITQLNLSTSPVHSTFSIVELKQSYKVGDNISVIITARDHNKNLKRYGGDFFKAKLFNSKLKASVYGEVVDHRNGTYSVLLLLPWEGQAQVFVRLEHSSEVVQILKKYRESSFPRSHYNGHFEGPGAKNTKISEVVECNLKWGAKGSLRTSKCCCEYKDIKTGNEWQCERPKRLPCDKMVGHSMGRFESPLNHFENRLFSKKLTNVAIIGDKTIINVLPNTEVIGTTERCRSDLTTPVPAGFYFKDVWKSFVCNNQQFNSSEMRNCLKNKIVYLLGDSTTRQWFEYLEKNVQGLKRMDLHTPRTGGPLMAVELKNNIIIHWRPHGVPLRFSKMLITDLHYISNDIDEIAGESDAVVVFTFAAHRVFHPLTFYVHEVAKIRQSVVALLSRAPQTTVIIKSGNTAGRKNIFQSDWYTMQLNTVMKEMFRDINGLIYLDVWQMTSCHYLTENIHPGPVIVANEVKTFLSYVCPA, encoded by the exons GCTCTATGTGGACTGAATGGTGGGATTCAAATGAGACCATTTCTGCCCCCCAGTCCCAAATCAGTTATTCAAATGAATAATTCTTCTTTTGGAATATCCACACTTGAGATGGGAATCAGTGATGAGGAGTGGGAAAGACTACAGCAGGCTCTCGACTGGCCTGGTCCAGATCAACAAATCACTCAGCTGAATCTGAGCACAAGTCCAGTCCACTCAACATTCTCTATTGTGGAACTGAAACAGAGTTACAAAGTGGGAGATAACATCTCCGTCATTATCACAGCCAGAGACCACAACAAGAACCTGAAAAGATATGGAGGAGATTTTTTCAAAGCAAAGCTTTtcaattcaaaactaaag GCAAGTGTGTACGGGGAGGTTGTGGATCATCGTAATGGGACTTActcagttcttcttcttcttccctgGGAAGGTCAGGCACAAGTTTTTGTACGTCTTGAGCACTCCAGTGAGGTTGTGCAGATTCTTAAAAAATACAGGGAGTCTTCATTCCCACGCAGTCACTATAATGGCCACTTTGAAGGGCCAGGAGCCAAGAACACCAAGATCAGTGAAGTAGTAGAATGTAATCTTAAGTGGGGTGCCAAAGGAAGTTTGAGGACAAGCAAATGCTGCTGTGAGTATAAGGATATAAAAACAGGGAATGAGTGGCAGTGTGAGAGACCGAAGAGACTTCCCTGTGACAAAATGGTTGGTCACTCCATGGGACGTTTTGAAAGCCCATTAAATCATTTTGAGAATCGACTTTTTTCAAA GAAATTAACAAATGTTGCCATTATTGGAGACAAAACAATCATAAATGTCCTTCCCAACACTGAAGTCATAG GCACAACAGAGAGATGCCGATCTGACTTGACGACACCAGTTCCTGCTGGGTTCTATTTCAAAGATGTTTGGAAGTCTTTTGTATGTAACAATCAACAGTTCAATTCTTCAGAAATGAGAAACTGCcttaaaaacaaaattgtttaCTTGTTGGGAGACTCCACCACAAGGCAGTGGTTTGaatatttggaaaaaaatgtgCAAG GTTTAAAAAGAATGGACCTCCACACTCCTCGTACAGGTGGACCCCTGATGGCTGTGGAATTGAAAAATAATATCATTATTCACTGGAGGCCACATGGTGTTCCTTTACGATTTAGTAAAATGCTCATAACTGACCTGCATTATATCAGCAATGATATAGATGAAATAGCTGGTGAATCTGATGCAGTTGTTGTCTTTACATTTGCTGCCCACCGGGTTTTTCACCCACTAACATTTTATGTGCATGAAGTGGCTAAAATTCGTCAGTCTGTGGTTGCGCTGCTGAGTCGTGCACCACAGACTACTGTCATCATCaaatctggaaacactgcaggaCGAAAG AATATTTTTCAAAGTGATTGGTATACAATGCAGCTGAACACAGTGATGAAAGAGATGTTCAGAGATATTAATGGATTAATCTACTTAGATGTCTGGCAGATGACTTCCTGTCACTATCTAACTGAAAATATTCACCCAGGACCTGTTATCGTTGCTAATGAGGTCAAAACATTTTTGTCATATGTCTGTCCTGCATGA